A window of the Cannabis sativa cultivar Pink pepper isolate KNU-18-1 chromosome X, ASM2916894v1, whole genome shotgun sequence genome harbors these coding sequences:
- the LOC133032045 gene encoding uncharacterized protein LOC133032045 gives MPKGKTDRRSLQSSAMEFSSWFMIFSISCFLLASGSFSVENFNQAFPIVEPDPGHTKLQLSREGLEAIKRITTPIAAVAVIGPYRSGKSFLLNQLLSLSCSEGFGVGHMRDTKTKGIWVWGTPREMTIDGVKTSVLFLDTEGFESVGKSNVYDDRIFALATVLSSVLIYNLPETIREADISRLSFAVELAEEFYGRVKGQDIAFEPAKLLWLIQRDFLQGKSVHQMVVEALHRVPNSEGDKNIDLVNQIRDSLAIMGDNSTAFSLPQPHLQRTKLCDLNDGELDPSYVKKREQLKDVVGSIIRPKIVRGKPLNGKEFVSFLEQILEALNKGEIPSTGSLVEVFNKGILERCLKLYSDMMAKLHLPLSEESLQNAHQNSREEAMQLFEQQHFGRHHAKKSVKELDEEIEKAYKNVILANENKSSKLCEGLYTTCEDEMDHLQVLRLPTMAKFNAGFLKCNQSFEQECVGPSKASYEHRMMKMLGRSRSLFIKEYNNRLFNWLVTFSLVMVVLGRFIIKFILLEIGAWILFIFLETYTRMFWTAESLYYNPVWHVIVATWETLVYSPVLDLDRWAIPLGVVLSLFILYWRCYGIRKHGSRWLLPMYNPKGGSNRPRSD, from the exons ATAGGCGGTCTCTGCAATCTTCAGCAATGGAGTTTTCTTCTTGGTTCATGATTTTTTCTATTTCCTGCTTCCTTTTAGCATCTGGGTCATTCTCGGTCGAGAATTTTAACCAGGC GTTCCCAATTGTCGAACCCGATCCTGGTCATACCAAACTTCAGCTTTCAAGGGAAGGTTTGGAGGCCATCAAGAGAATAACAACTCCAATTGCAGCTGTTGCA GTTATTGGACCTTACCGCTCTGGAAAATCGTTTTTGCTTAATCAGCTTCTCTCGCTTTCTTGTTCCGAAG GCTTTGGTGTTGGACACATGCGTGACACAAAAACAAAGG GGATATGGGTATGGGGAACCCCACGAGAAATGACGATCGATGGAGTGAAAACTTCTGTGCTTTTCCTTGATACAGAGGGTTTTGAGAGTGTTGGGAAATCAAATGTATATGATGACCG GATTTTCGCTCTGGCTACTGTCTTGAGTTCTGTACTTATCTATAATCTGCCTGAGACG ATACGTGAGGCCGACATTTCTCGACTATCATTTGCAGTTGAGCTTGCCGAAGAATTTTATGGAAG AGTGAAG GGGCAAGATATTGCTTTTGAACCTGCAAAGCTTTTGTGGCTTATCCAGCGTGATTTTCTCC AAGGGAAATCTGTGCACCAAATGGTGGTTGAAGCTCTCCATCGTGTCCCTAACAGTGAAG GGGACAAAAATATAGATCTG GTTAATCAAATTCGAGATTCCTTGGCTATCATGGGTGATAACAGCACAGCATTTAGCTTACCGCAA CCTCATCTTCAGCGAACAAAACTATGTGATTTGAATGATGGTGAACTTGACCCAAGTTATGTCAAGAAGAGAGAGCAATTAAAAGATGTTGTTGGCAGCATTATTCGTCCAAAGATTGTGCGGGGAAAACCTCTTAATGGAAAGGAGTTTGTATCTTTTCTAGAGCAG ATCCTTGAAGCCTTGAATAAAGGGGAGATCCCATCAACTGGCTCTCTTGTTGAGGTTTTTAATAAGGGTATTCTTGAGCGATGTTTGAAGCTGTATAGTGATATGATGGCAAAGTTGCATTTACCTCTCTCTGAAGAATCTCTGCAAAATGCCCATCAAAATTCCAGAGAGGAAGCAATGCAACTTTTTGAGCAGCAGCATTTTGGTCGTCACCATGCAAAGAAATCAGTTAAGGAGCTAGATGAGGAAATAGAAAAG GCTTACAAGAACGTTATTCTagcaaatgaaaataaatcgtCAAAGCTCTGTGAGGGATTGTATACCACGTGTGAGGATGAAATGGATCATCTTCAGGTTCTCAGACTTCCTACAATGGCGAAATTCAATGCAGGTTTCCTGAAATGCAATCAAAGTTTTGAGCAGGAGTGTGTAGGACCTTCAAAAGCAAGCTATGAGCATCGAATGATGAAG ATGTTGGGGAGATCACGCTCTCTATTTATCAAAGAATATAACAACAGGCTCTTCAATTGGTTGGTGACCTTCTCCCTTGTCATGGTGGTGTTAGGCAGATTCAtcataaagtttattttacttGAAATTGGGGCATGGATACtcttcattttcttagaaacaTACACAAGGATGTTCTGGACAGCTGAGTCTCTTTACTACAACCCGGTTTGGCATGTGATAGTTGCCACTTGGGAAACACTTGTTTACAGCCCAGTACTGGACTTGGACAG ATGGGCAATTCCCCTTGGTGTAGTACTTTCATTATTCATACTTTATTGGCGGTGTTACGGGATAAGGAAACACGGGTCGCGATGGCTATTACCAATGTACAATCCCAAAGGCGGTTCAAATCGCCCCAGATCAGACTGA